Proteins encoded by one window of Arachis hypogaea cultivar Tifrunner chromosome 1, arahy.Tifrunner.gnm2.J5K5, whole genome shotgun sequence:
- the LOC112736755 gene encoding uncharacterized protein produces MLDGVAGIGPGYKGPSYDTLRVNLLTNLKRECQMVVDSYRSAWRDTGCTLMADGWTDQRQRTLINFLVYCSKGLCFVKSIDASSMVKNASSLCDLFSEVIEWIGPDNIVHVVTDNARNYVAADISIMPHISNLATRASKITVFMYNHTMFLSWLRQRTDWREIVRPGATHFSSIFLTLMSIFERKSDLQSLVVDTHFTGHKLGRNANGRAVSAIILDNKFWDDCFTACQIVSPLIKLLRLVDADDKPSLEIVYEGMLRSENGIKEMFKHRKTAYQPYTEIINSRWDKHLKKSLHAVAYFLNPACFFSKNYREAPDDMRALLDLVTLHCKVNNLDSVEAIKEIHLYRD; encoded by the exons ATGTTGGATGGTGTTGCTGGCATTGGGCCTGGTTATAAAGGTCCTTCTTATGATACATTGAGGGTTAACTTATTAACCAATCTCAAAAGGGAGTGTCAAATGGTTGTTGATAGCTATAGGTCTGCTTGGAGAGATACTGGATGTACTCTCATGGCTGATGGTTGGACAGATCAAAGGCAAAGAACCTTGattaattttttggtttattgTTCAAAAGGGTTGTGCTTTGTGAAATCTATAGATGCCTCAAGTATGGTTAAAAATGCTTCAAGCTTGTGTGACTTGTTTTCAGAGGTGATTGAATGGATTGGACCTGATAATATTGTTCATGTAGTGACAGATAATGCCAGGAATTATGTTGCTGCTG ATATAAGCATCATGCCACATATTTCTAACCTTGCAACACGTGCTTCGAAGATTACCGTGTTTATGTATAATCATACAATGTTCTTGTCTTGGCTAAGACAAAGAACTGATTGGAGGGAGATTGTTCGTCCAGGTGCAACTCATTTTTCCTCTATCTTCCTCACATTGATGAGTATCTTTGAGCGCAAATCGGATTTACAATCATTGGTTGTTGATACACACTTTACCGGACACAAATTAGGAAGGAATGCTAATGGTAGAGCTGTAAGTGCAATTATCTTAGACAATAAATTTTGGGATGATTGTTTTACTGCATGCCAAATTGTGAGTCCGTTGATTAAATTGCTGAGGTTGGTAGATGCCGATGATAAACCATCATTGGAAATTGTTTATGAAGGCATGCTGAGGTCAGAAAATGGAATCAAAGAAATGTTCAAGCATAGGAAGACTGCATATCAACCTTACACAGAGATTATCAACTCAAGATGGGACAAACACTTGAAAAAAAGTCTTCACGCAGTAGCTTATTTCTTGAatcctgcttgctttttttctaaaaattatagaGAAGCACCTGATGACATGCGAGCTTTACTTGATCTTGTTACATTGCATTGCAAGGTTAATAATTTAGATTCAGTTGAGGCAATAAAAGAAATACACTTATATAGAGATTGA